GATCCAGCACTTCGCCGAGGAGCAGGTGCAGGAAATCGTCAAAGCCTACCAGCCCAAGGGCGTGACCATTATCGTCAGCGAGCCGACTACCGGCTACCTGCTGGCGCTGGCCAACTACCCGAGCTTCAACCCGAACGTTTTCTGGAAGTCCCCCTCCGAGGCCCTGCGCAACCGTGCCGTGAGCGACGTTTACGAGCCGGGCAGCACGTTCAAGATCGTGGCCGCTGCCGCCGCGCTGGAGGAGCACCTTGTCCGCCCGCAGGATGAGCTGGATTGCAGTCTGGCGACGGTCGAGTACAAGGGCCGTCCGCTGTCGCTGCCGAAGGATTCGCATCCGCTGGGCAAGATCAGCATGGAAGAGGTCGTCGTGAAGTCCAGCAACCGTGGGGCCGCGCTTCTGGGCATGCGCCTGGGGGAAGAACGTCTTTATAAATACGCCCGCGCCTTCGGCTACGGGGAAAAGACTGGCCTGGGCATGGGCGCGGAGTCGCGCGGCCTGCTGGCCGAGCCTTCGCGTTGGGACGGGCTGACCATCAGCCGCCTGCCTATGGGCCACGCCATCGGCGCGACCCCCTTGCAAGTCCACATGGCGATGGCCACGGTGGCCAACCGCGGCGTGCTCATGCAGCCGCAGGTCGTGCGCAGGCTTTTCGACGAGCACGGCGAGACGGCTGTTTCTTTTGATCCGGTGGCGCGTCGCCGGGTGATTTCTTCCGATACGGCCTACACCCTCTCGGGTATGCTGGCCAAGGTCTGCGCCCCCGGAGGCACGGCCCGCGAGGCCGCCATTCCCGGCTACGAAGCCGCAGGCAAGACGGGCACGACTCAGAAAATCGTGAATGGCCGCTACTCCAGCAGCCACCACATCGGTTCTTTCAGCGGGTTTTTCCCGGCTTCCTCCCCGGCTCTGGTCATCACTGTGGTGGTGGACGAGCCCCAGCTCAACGGCGTCGGCTACGGTGGCAAGGTTGCCGCCCCGGCCTTCAGTGCGCTGGCGGAGAAGTGTGCGTCCTACCTCGGCATCCAGCCGGGCGAGGAAAAACAGATGCTGGCTCTTTCAGAAAGGTGATTGGATAATGGCTCTACCGGGAATGGAACTGCTACTGGGGGGACTGCGCAGCGGGCGCCGGCCCTTCGTGTGTTCGTTTGGCATGGCTGGCGGCGGCGCTTCGAGCGTCGGCCCGCAGTGGCCCAGCCTGGACGAACTCATCAAGGACCTGCCGGCGGTAAATTTCCGTGGAGAGGGCAAGACGCCCGTGCGCGCGCTCGTCACCGACAGCCGCCGCGTCGCCCCCGGCTCGCTCTTTTTCGCCCTCGGCGGCCTGCGCACCGACGGTAACCTCTACATCGAGGAAGCTATCGACCGGGGCGCGGTCGGCATCGTATCCGAGAGCCCGGCGGAGTCCATCCGCCAGGTGCCGTACCTCCAGGTCGAGGACTGCCGTGCGGCGCTGGCTGAAGTCGCCCGCCGCTTTCACGGACGCCCGGACGACGAGCTGGACCTGTTCGCCGTCACCGGCACGAACGGCAAGACGACCGTCTCCTTTCTCGCCCAGCACCTGCTGGCGGACGAGCCCCACACCGTGGGCCTGATTGGCACCGTCCACTACGACCTGGGCAAACGCACGCTGCCCTCGTACAAGACCACGCCCGAGTCGCTCGATATTTACTCCATGCTCAGCCAGATGGTGAGCGAGGGCTGCAAGCAGGCCGTGGTGGAAGTCAG
The DNA window shown above is from Ruficoccus amylovorans and carries:
- a CDS encoding peptidoglycan D,D-transpeptidase FtsI family protein, with translation MNRSFVSSFRFILIVVGIVACFASVFGRLFYLQVIDQEKLSRIVESNRKTFQVINARRGDIVDSRGELLATTTEVYQIGVDPHAIKEEDYEKASALAAILRVPESEIREKFDTRMREVNGPDGPELRDIHWHKLADNVTRDALMRIRELDIRAVYGNPQYLRVYPSTSLAAHTVGFINKEESAVSGVERWLDFYLRGQDGWSEAERDGRRRELVQFQTREVQPRPGLNVELTLDMVIQHFAEEQVQEIVKAYQPKGVTIIVSEPTTGYLLALANYPSFNPNVFWKSPSEALRNRAVSDVYEPGSTFKIVAAAAALEEHLVRPQDELDCSLATVEYKGRPLSLPKDSHPLGKISMEEVVVKSSNRGAALLGMRLGEERLYKYARAFGYGEKTGLGMGAESRGLLAEPSRWDGLTISRLPMGHAIGATPLQVHMAMATVANRGVLMQPQVVRRLFDEHGETAVSFDPVARRRVISSDTAYTLSGMLAKVCAPGGTAREAAIPGYEAAGKTGTTQKIVNGRYSSSHHIGSFSGFFPASSPALVITVVVDEPQLNGVGYGGKVAAPAFSALAEKCASYLGIQPGEEKQMLALSER